Sequence from the Microbacterium sp. 1.5R genome:
CCAGCCGCGCGAGTCGGACGGGAACACAGGTGTAAGATGGAACCCGTACGAACGTGCGTCGGCTGTCGCACGCGTGCTCCCCGCGCCGCTCTTCTCAGAGTGGTGTCCCAGAACGACATCCTCATCCTCGATGAGCGCGCCGTTCTGCCAGGGCGAGGCGCGTGGGTCCATCCGACACCGGAATGCGTGGATGCCGCTCTGCGGCGCCGGGCTTTCGGGAGAGCACTGCGCGTCTCCAGCGATCTGGACACGCGGATCATCGAACAGCACCCACCAAGAAACAAAGGCTGAACGGCTATGGAAACAAAGTGAACGGCTCGAAATGAGACCCGTCCGCGACTAGTGGTCTGCCCTGTCTGGGTGGACCGACCCCAGACAGGAGAATTGTGGCTGGTAAACCACGCGTACACGAGATCGCCGCCGAACTCGGCGTCGACAGCAAGATCGCACTTGCAAAGCTCAAGGAACTCGGAGAGTTCGTCAAGAGCCCCTCTTCGACCATCGAACCGCCGGTGGCGCGCAAGCTTCGCGCTGCCATCGAGTCGGACGCCTCGCTGAAGGGCTCCGCGGATGCGGCTCCCGCCGCAGCGAAGCCTGCCGCAGCGAAGCCCGGTGCTGCCAAGCCCGGTGCAGCCAAGCCCGGTGCCGGTGCACCGACACCCGGACCGAAGCCCGGGCCCAAGCCCGCGCCCGCGCCCGAGGCGTCTGCTGCCGCTCCGGCACCCGAAGCTCCGGCCGAGGCCGCCGCTCCGGCTGCCGCCACGCCGGCAGCTCCCCAGTCCGCAGACAGCGCAGCTTCCAAGCCCGCTGACGGCGGCGCACCCAAGCCCGGCGCCCCGCGCCCGGGCAACAACCCGTTCTCGTCCGCTCAGGGCATGGGTCAGCGGCCCAACGGACCGCGACCCGGCAACAACCCCTTCGCCTCCGCGCAGGGGATGGGCCAGCGCCCGACGCCGGGCAACATCCCGCGTCCGCAGGCTCCGCGTCCCGGCGCGCCGCGTCCGGGTGCACCTCGTCCCGGTTCCCCCCGTCCCGGCGCCCCGCGCGGCGGTCAGGGCGGTCGTCCCGGTGGCGCACCGTTCCAGCAGCGTCCGGGTGGACCCGGTCGTCCCGGCGGTGCCGGTGGACCCGGTGCAGGTCCCGGCGCTCGTCCCGGTGGAGGCTTCGCAGGTCGTCCCGGTGGCGGTGGAGGTCGCGGTCGTGGTCCCGGTGGAGGTACCGCAGGTGCCTTCGGCAAGGGCGGCGGCAAGAGCAAGCAGCGCAAGTCGCGGCGGGCGAAGCGGCAGGAATTCGAGATGCGGAGCGCCCCGGTCGTCGGTGGCGTCAACGTCACCCGCGGTAACGGGGAGATCATCCGTATGCGCCGCGGCGCGTCGATCTCGGACTTCGCCGACAAGATCGAGACGCTGACCGGCTACACGGTCCAGCCCGGAACCCTCGTGACGATCCTCTTCAACCTCGGCGAGATGGCCACGGCCACCGAGTCGCTGGATGAGGCGACGTTCGAGGTCCTGGGTGCGGAGCTCGGATACAAGATCCAGATGGTCTCGCCCGAGGACGAGGACAAGGAGCTCCTCGAGGGCTTCGGTCTCAACCTCGAGCAGGAGCTCGAGGAGGAGAGCGAGGACGACCTCGAGATCCGTCCTCCGGTGGTCACCGTCATGGGTCACGTCGACCACGGTAAGACGCGCCTTCTCGACGCCATCCGTCAGACCAACGTCATCGAGGGTGAAGCCGGCGGCATCACCCAGCACATCGGTGCGTACCAGGTGTGGACGGAGCACGAGGGCATCGAGCGTGCCATCACCTTCATCGACACCCCGGGTCACGAGGCCTTCACGGCCATGCGTGCTCGTGGAGCGCAGGTCACCGACCTCGCGATCCTCGTGGTCGCGGCCGACGACGGCATCATGCCGCAGACGGTCGAGGCGCTCAACCACGCCCAGGCGGCGAACGTGCCGATCGTGGTCGCGGTGAACAAGGTCGACAAGCCCGACGCCAACCCGGCCAAGGTGCGCCAGCAGCTCACCGAGTACGGCCTGGTCGCAGAGGAGTATGGCGGAGACGTCATGTTCGTCGATGTCTCGGCACGTGCGAACACCGGAATCCAGGAGCTCCTGGACGCGGTGCTGCTCACTGCCGATGCAGGCCTCGACCTGACCGCCAACCCGAACAAGGCCGCTCGCGGTGTCGCCATCGAGGCGAAGCTCGACAAGGGTCGCGGTTCGGTCGCCACGGTGCTCATCCAGTCCGGAACGCTGCGCGTCGGTGACGCGATCGTCGCCGGAACGGCGTACGGCCGTGTGCGTGCGATGGCGGATGAGAACGGCGAGCAGGTCCTCGAGGCCTACCCGTCGCGTCCCGTGCAGGTGCAGGGTCTGAACTCCGTGCCGCGT
This genomic interval carries:
- a CDS encoding YlxR family protein — protein: MEPVRTCVGCRTRAPRAALLRVVSQNDILILDERAVLPGRGAWVHPTPECVDAALRRRAFGRALRVSSDLDTRIIEQHPPRNKG
- the infB gene encoding translation initiation factor IF-2, translated to MAGKPRVHEIAAELGVDSKIALAKLKELGEFVKSPSSTIEPPVARKLRAAIESDASLKGSADAAPAAAKPAAAKPGAAKPGAAKPGAGAPTPGPKPGPKPAPAPEASAAAPAPEAPAEAAAPAAATPAAPQSADSAASKPADGGAPKPGAPRPGNNPFSSAQGMGQRPNGPRPGNNPFASAQGMGQRPTPGNIPRPQAPRPGAPRPGAPRPGSPRPGAPRGGQGGRPGGAPFQQRPGGPGRPGGAGGPGAGPGARPGGGFAGRPGGGGGRGRGPGGGTAGAFGKGGGKSKQRKSRRAKRQEFEMRSAPVVGGVNVTRGNGEIIRMRRGASISDFADKIETLTGYTVQPGTLVTILFNLGEMATATESLDEATFEVLGAELGYKIQMVSPEDEDKELLEGFGLNLEQELEEESEDDLEIRPPVVTVMGHVDHGKTRLLDAIRQTNVIEGEAGGITQHIGAYQVWTEHEGIERAITFIDTPGHEAFTAMRARGAQVTDLAILVVAADDGIMPQTVEALNHAQAANVPIVVAVNKVDKPDANPAKVRQQLTEYGLVAEEYGGDVMFVDVSARANTGIQELLDAVLLTADAGLDLTANPNKAARGVAIEAKLDKGRGSVATVLIQSGTLRVGDAIVAGTAYGRVRAMADENGEQVLEAYPSRPVQVQGLNSVPRAGDVFIVTEEDRMARQIAEKREAVERNAQLAKARKRISLEDFTRALEEGKVESLNLIIKGDVSGAVEALEESLLKIEVDDSVQLRIIHRGVGAITESDVNLATIDNAIIVGFNVRPDTKARERAQREGVDIRFYSVIYNAIDEIESSLKGMLKPEYEEVQSGVAEIREVFRSSKFGNIAGVIVRSGTITRNAKARVIRDGVVIADGLAIESLRRFKDDVTEVRTDYEAGIGLGKFNDIQIGDEIETTELVEKPRS